A genome region from Amblyraja radiata isolate CabotCenter1 chromosome 2, sAmbRad1.1.pri, whole genome shotgun sequence includes the following:
- the LOC116985542 gene encoding collagen alpha-6(VI) chain-like — protein MGLKGQPGHRSQTACELVNYIRDNCACSSQRSGACPSYPTELAFALDTSADVTPAIFERMKKIVISFVQDIDIAENNCPTGARVAVLTYSNEAKPFIRFPRFKKKKALVQEIKGLAHDRSRSIRNIGNSMQFVARNTFKRVRNGVLVKKIAVFLTNGGSQDSDAMAMAATQFSASSIIPVIISLKSIPEVKKVFKDAVVVLPRQLQRSQELLSQVHSCTLCYDQCKPDGKCAGTGPPPAFPVNLDIAFILDDVDEMESAHSENVQHFLSSMLNEFVISEEPKASSLHPRVAIVQHAGSYDKEPFNLEFGILDYNAKTLKKRHIQESFDQPEVTSSLDRTVEWSLKHFFSNDTKQTTHRVIFIILSADTNIDEKRLLEISQDIKCKGFAVFALVLGERSNVAALKECVSSPQDQHLVHLHRALEMEMEYAQRFAVAFLKNLEGKWAGTLRKLYDKTIIYYHALLTLQS, from the exons CCTGCAGTTCACAAA GAAGTGGAGCGTGTCCATCCTACCCCACGGAGCTGGCCTTTGCTCTGGACACATCTGCAGATGTCACTCCTGCTATATTTGAAAGGATGAAGAAAATTGTAATTAGTTTTGTGCAGGATATTGACATCGCTGAAAACAACTGTCCCACAGGTGCCCGTGTGGCTGTCCTTACTTACAGTAACGAAGCTAAGCCTTTCATTCGGTTCCCTCGCTTTAAGAAAAAAAAGGCACTCGTGCAAGAAATAAAAGGTCTAGCTCATGATCGATCAAGAAGCATCCGCAATATCGGCAACAGTATGCAGTTTGTTGCCAGAAATACTTTTAAACGGGTTCGTAATGGTGTCCTCGTGAAGAAAATAGCTGTGTTTCTCACCAATGGAGGATCGCAGGACTCTGATGCTATGGCAATGGCTGCCACACAGTTCAGTGCTTCAAGTATCATTCCCGTCATCATCTCCTTAAAAAGCATCCCTGAGGTGAAAAAAGTTTTTAAG GATGCAGTGGTCGTGTTGCCAAGACAACTGCAAAGGTCCCAAGAACTTTTGAGTCAGGTCCATTCATGCACTTTGTGTTATG ATCAGTGTAAACCAGATGGCAAGTGTGCAGGAACTGGCCCTCCCCCTGCCTTTCCCGTAAACCTGGATATTGCGTTTATTCTTGATGATGTAGATGAGATGGAATCTGCACATTCCGAAAATGTTCAGCATTTCCTAAGTTCCATGCTTAACGAGTTTGTGATTTCCGAAGAGCCAAAAGCTTCCAGTCTTCATCCTAGAGTGGCTATTGTACAACATGCTGGCAGTTATGACAAAGAACCGTTTAACCTGGAGTTTGGGATTTTGGATTACAACGCAAAAACACTGAAAAAGCGACACATCCAAGAGTCATTTGATCAACCAGAGGTCACCTCCAGCCTTGACCGCACTGTTGAATGGAGCCTGAAACATTTCTTCTCAAATGATACAAAGCAGACGACACACAGGGTTATTTTTATAATACTTTCAGCCGACACAAATATTGATGAGAAGAGATTGCTGGAAATATCACAAGATATCAAATGTAAAGGATTTGCTGTCTTTGCGTTGGTTCTCGGAGAGCGATCCAACGTTGCAGCCCTGAAGGAGTGTGTCAGTTCTCCTCAGGATCAACATTTAGTCCATCTGCACAGAGCTCTGGAGATGGAAATGGAATATGCACAAAGGTTTGCAGTAGCCTTCCTGAAAAACCTGGAAGGTAAGTGGGCTGGAACTTTGAGGAAACTTTATGATAAAACGATAATTTATTACCATGCATTACTGACGCTACAATCTTAA